One Luteibacter aegosomaticola genomic window carries:
- a CDS encoding zinc-dependent alcohol dehydrogenase family protein, with the protein MSVVVLFEQAGGPEVLQFRDIAVPAPGPGEVRIQVKAIGLNRAESMWRSDAYVEPVRFPARLGYESAGIVEAVGAHVSHVRVGDRVSTVPAFSLNDYGMYGELVLAPAHAVVAIPEGLTFEEATAIWNPYITPFGAFAERQRLQPGEVVLVSAASSSVGLGAIEMVNMLGGVPIALTRTSGKRDALLAAGARHVIATAEQDLVAEVMRLTQGKGADFAFEAVGGAQFPTLLAAMAHGGTVFVYGALAEGVTPLPLLDVIPREPVIRGYNLFGTTTDPVRQAAAVRFISEGLASGALKPRIAKSFAFADIVEAHRYLEKNEHIGRVVVTV; encoded by the coding sequence ATGTCCGTTGTCGTTTTGTTCGAACAGGCCGGTGGGCCTGAGGTGTTGCAGTTCCGCGATATCGCCGTGCCGGCACCCGGCCCGGGCGAAGTCCGCATCCAGGTCAAGGCGATCGGCCTTAACCGCGCGGAATCCATGTGGCGCAGCGACGCTTACGTGGAACCGGTGCGCTTCCCTGCCCGACTCGGCTACGAGAGCGCCGGCATCGTCGAGGCGGTCGGTGCCCATGTCAGTCACGTCCGCGTGGGCGACCGGGTCAGCACCGTCCCCGCGTTCTCACTCAACGACTACGGCATGTACGGCGAGCTCGTGCTTGCACCCGCGCATGCGGTGGTCGCCATCCCGGAGGGCCTGACCTTCGAAGAAGCCACCGCCATCTGGAATCCGTACATCACGCCGTTCGGTGCCTTCGCGGAACGCCAGCGCCTGCAGCCCGGCGAAGTGGTCCTGGTTTCCGCGGCATCCAGCTCCGTGGGCCTCGGCGCCATCGAGATGGTGAACATGCTCGGCGGCGTGCCAATCGCGCTCACCCGTACCAGCGGCAAACGCGATGCCCTGCTCGCCGCGGGCGCCCGGCACGTGATCGCCACGGCCGAGCAGGATCTCGTTGCCGAGGTCATGCGACTCACCCAGGGCAAGGGCGCCGACTTCGCCTTCGAAGCCGTCGGTGGCGCCCAGTTCCCGACCTTGCTGGCCGCCATGGCGCACGGCGGCACGGTGTTCGTCTACGGCGCGCTTGCCGAAGGTGTCACGCCCTTGCCGCTGCTCGATGTGATTCCGCGCGAGCCGGTAATCCGTGGCTACAACCTGTTCGGCACCACGACCGACCCCGTGCGCCAAGCCGCGGCCGTGCGTTTCATCAGCGAGGGCCTGGCCAGCGGGGCGCTGAAACCGCGCATCGCAAAGAGCTTTGCTTTCGCCGACATCGTCGAAGCGCACCGGTACCTCGAGAAAAACGAGCACATCGGCCGGGTCGTGGTGACGGTCTAG
- the fdnG gene encoding formate dehydrogenase-N subunit alpha — MALTRREFIKLTGMGLAASSLGMIGFGASGVAQAAAVRPFKLTHATETRNTCTYCSVACGILIYSMGDKAKNAKSNIIHIEGDPDHPVNRGTLCPKGSALLDIVHAPTRLKAPRYREPGGTEFKEVSWDFALDRIARLMKDDRDKHFIAANAAGTTVNRWTSTGMLAASAASSETAYLTWKVARSLGMVVFDNQARVUHGPTVASLAPSFGRGAMTNTWQDIKNANVVIVMGGNAAEAHPCGFKWVIEAKIENGAKLIVVDPRFTRTASVADYYAPIRPGTDIAFLSGLMHYLLTNDKIQHSYVRNYTNASLLVKDEFTFADGLFSGFNDQTHSYDKASWDYEIGEDGFAKADDTWQDPRCVINLLKQHVSRYTPEMVSRICGTPQDKFLHICELIAATSAPDKAMTSLFALGWTQHTVGAQNIRAMAMVQLLLGNIGVAGGGMNALRGHSNIQGLTDVGLLSNQMPGYLNLPTDKETSFDEYMKTRQFKPLRPGQTSYYQNTRKMTVSLMKALFGDAATAENNWAYDLLPKLDLPLYDVIKAFEMMNNGQMTGYICQGFNPLQAFPDRGKIRAGLSKLKFLVTMDPLDTETSRFWQDFGPQNPAKSKEIQTEVFQLPVTCFAEENGSLVNSARWLQWHWKAADPPGIAKSDLWIMSGLFQRLRALYKKEGGAFPDALMNMTWKYLDPWEPDPEELAKEMNGKFLSDVTDPVTNITSKAGTLLDGFGQLHDDGSTASGCWIFAGCFTEKGNQMARRDATDPREQGIAPNWAWAWPANRRILYNRASADPDGKAWNPEKPVVEWNGSKWVGIDVPDYVVTQKPSANDGPFIMTAEGQARLFARNLMAEGPFPEHYEPMESPVENVLHPKVRANPVARVFDHDRANFGKPGDFPYVATTYRLTEHFHFWTKHALINAILQPEEFVEIGEALAKEKGIAQGGWVKVSSKRGEVVCKAYVTKRIKPLMVDGKPTHVIGCPIHWGFTGQARKGYGANTLTPSVGDANTQTPEFKAFLVNVETTSAPAA, encoded by the coding sequence ATGGCACTTACCCGCCGCGAGTTCATCAAGCTGACAGGCATGGGGTTGGCCGCGTCCAGCCTCGGCATGATCGGTTTCGGGGCATCGGGGGTGGCACAAGCCGCCGCCGTCCGCCCCTTCAAACTCACCCACGCCACCGAAACGCGTAACACCTGCACGTATTGTTCGGTGGCGTGCGGCATCCTCATCTACAGCATGGGCGACAAGGCGAAGAACGCCAAATCGAACATCATCCATATCGAGGGCGATCCGGACCATCCGGTGAACCGCGGCACCCTGTGCCCAAAGGGCTCGGCCCTGCTCGATATCGTCCATGCCCCCACCCGGCTCAAGGCGCCTCGTTACCGAGAGCCCGGCGGTACGGAATTCAAGGAAGTCTCCTGGGATTTCGCGCTCGACCGCATCGCGCGGTTGATGAAGGACGACCGCGACAAACACTTCATCGCGGCCAACGCGGCCGGCACCACGGTGAACCGCTGGACCAGCACGGGCATGCTCGCCGCCTCGGCTGCTTCCAGTGAAACCGCCTACCTCACGTGGAAGGTAGCCCGCTCGCTCGGCATGGTGGTGTTCGACAACCAGGCGCGCGTCTGACACGGACCGACGGTGGCCAGTCTGGCCCCATCATTCGGTCGCGGTGCGATGACGAACACCTGGCAGGACATCAAGAACGCCAACGTCGTGATCGTCATGGGTGGCAATGCCGCCGAGGCGCATCCGTGTGGTTTCAAATGGGTGATTGAAGCCAAGATCGAAAACGGTGCGAAGCTCATCGTCGTCGACCCGCGCTTTACGCGCACGGCTTCCGTTGCCGACTACTACGCGCCCATCCGTCCGGGCACCGATATCGCGTTCCTCAGCGGGCTGATGCATTACCTGCTCACGAACGACAAGATCCAGCACTCGTACGTCAGGAACTACACCAACGCCAGCCTGCTGGTGAAGGACGAGTTCACCTTTGCCGATGGCCTGTTCAGCGGATTCAACGACCAGACGCACAGCTATGACAAGGCCAGCTGGGACTACGAGATCGGCGAGGATGGCTTCGCGAAGGCCGACGACACCTGGCAGGATCCACGTTGCGTCATCAACCTGCTGAAACAGCACGTTTCCCGCTACACGCCCGAGATGGTCTCGCGCATCTGCGGCACGCCGCAGGACAAGTTCCTGCACATCTGCGAGCTGATCGCCGCCACGTCCGCGCCCGACAAGGCCATGACCAGCCTGTTCGCGCTCGGCTGGACCCAGCACACCGTGGGCGCGCAGAACATCCGTGCCATGGCCATGGTGCAGCTATTGCTGGGCAACATCGGCGTAGCCGGCGGCGGCATGAACGCGCTGCGTGGGCATTCGAACATCCAGGGCCTTACCGACGTCGGCCTGCTGTCGAACCAGATGCCGGGCTACCTCAACCTGCCGACCGACAAGGAAACCAGCTTCGACGAATACATGAAGACGCGGCAATTCAAACCGCTGCGTCCGGGCCAGACCAGTTATTACCAGAACACCCGCAAGATGACGGTCAGCCTGATGAAGGCGCTGTTCGGCGATGCGGCCACTGCGGAAAACAACTGGGCTTACGATCTGTTGCCCAAGCTCGACCTGCCCCTGTACGACGTCATCAAGGCGTTCGAGATGATGAACAACGGGCAGATGACCGGCTACATCTGCCAGGGCTTCAACCCCCTGCAGGCGTTCCCGGACCGCGGCAAGATCCGCGCGGGCCTAAGCAAGCTCAAGTTCCTGGTCACGATGGACCCGCTGGACACCGAAACTTCGCGCTTCTGGCAGGATTTCGGCCCGCAGAACCCAGCCAAATCCAAAGAGATCCAGACCGAGGTGTTCCAGCTGCCGGTCACCTGCTTTGCCGAGGAAAACGGCTCGCTGGTCAACTCGGCTCGCTGGCTACAATGGCACTGGAAGGCGGCCGATCCGCCGGGCATCGCCAAGTCCGACCTGTGGATCATGTCGGGCCTGTTCCAGCGTTTGCGCGCGCTCTACAAGAAGGAAGGCGGCGCCTTCCCGGACGCGCTCATGAACATGACCTGGAAATACCTCGATCCGTGGGAGCCGGATCCGGAAGAGCTGGCCAAGGAGATGAATGGCAAGTTCCTGAGCGACGTCACCGATCCGGTCACCAACATCACCTCCAAGGCGGGCACCCTGCTCGATGGCTTCGGCCAGCTTCACGACGATGGCAGCACCGCGTCCGGTTGCTGGATCTTCGCCGGCTGCTTCACCGAAAAGGGCAACCAGATGGCTCGTCGCGATGCCACCGACCCGCGTGAGCAAGGCATCGCGCCGAACTGGGCGTGGGCATGGCCGGCTAACCGGCGCATCCTTTACAACCGCGCCAGCGCCGATCCCGACGGCAAGGCGTGGAACCCGGAGAAGCCGGTCGTCGAGTGGAATGGCAGCAAATGGGTGGGCATCGATGTACCCGACTACGTCGTGACGCAAAAGCCCTCGGCCAACGATGGCCCGTTCATCATGACCGCCGAAGGACAGGCTCGTCTGTTCGCACGCAACCTGATGGCCGAAGGGCCCTTCCCCGAACACTACGAGCCGATGGAATCGCCGGTGGAAAACGTGCTGCACCCGAAGGTGCGAGCGAATCCGGTGGCTCGCGTGTTCGACCACGACCGCGCCAACTTCGGAAAGCCCGGCGATTTCCCTTATGTCGCCACCACCTACCGCCTCACCGAGCACTTCCACTTCTGGACCAAGCACGCCCTGATCAACGCGATCCTCCAGCCCGAGGAATTCGTCGAGATCGGCGAAGCACTGGCCAAGGAGAAAGGGATCGCCCAGGGCGGCTGGGTCAAGGTCTCGTCCAAGCGCGGCGAAGTCGTGTGCAAGGCGTATGTCACCAAGCGCATCAAACCGCTCATGGTCGATGGCAAGCCGACCCACGTCATCGGGTGCCCGATCCATTGGGGCTTTACCGGCCAGGCGCGCAAGGGTTACGGCGCCAACACGCTGACGCCATCGGTCGGTGATGCGAACACGCAGACGCCTGAGTTCAAGGCGTTCCTGGTCAACGTCGAAACGACGTCGGCACCCGCGGCCTGA
- a CDS encoding alkene reductase produces MTTHDHTTLFSPTRLGALQLAHRVVHAPTTRLRADADHSPSAMMVDYYAQRASQGGLIITESSHPSYDSRGYEGAPGIYTEAHVQGWRKVADAVHARGGSLVMQVGHDGRQSHADLADGNPPVAPSVVPFEGQALTRQGWVPVSPHRALRTEEIPLLVESFRRAALRAREAGIDGLELHAANGYLVDEFLQDGTNRRTDAYGGSLENRVRLPLALVEAFASVFGADRVGVRVSPSGTWGAISDSDPQATFGYFAERLNAYGLAYLHVIEPRVSGVEDIAPGQAPVAASFLRRAFNGPIIAAGGFDRTGAEAIVRKGDADAVAFGRYFTSNPDLPERLRHDYPLTPYVRDAFWGGNERHYTDFPAYAAA; encoded by the coding sequence ATGACGACCCACGACCACACGACACTCTTTTCACCCACCCGGCTCGGCGCGCTGCAACTCGCCCACCGCGTGGTCCATGCGCCCACGACCCGCCTTCGCGCTGACGCGGATCATTCGCCGAGCGCGATGATGGTGGATTACTACGCCCAGCGTGCATCGCAGGGTGGCCTGATCATCACCGAATCCAGCCACCCGTCGTACGACAGCCGCGGCTACGAAGGCGCACCGGGTATTTACACCGAGGCGCACGTGCAAGGCTGGCGCAAGGTCGCCGACGCTGTGCATGCGCGGGGTGGCTCGCTGGTGATGCAGGTGGGGCACGACGGCCGCCAGTCGCATGCCGACCTTGCCGATGGCAACCCGCCGGTGGCGCCTTCGGTGGTGCCGTTCGAAGGGCAGGCACTGACCAGGCAGGGCTGGGTGCCGGTGTCGCCGCACCGTGCCTTGCGTACGGAAGAAATCCCGCTGCTGGTCGAATCCTTCCGCCGTGCGGCGCTGCGGGCGCGCGAGGCCGGGATCGACGGCCTGGAACTGCATGCCGCCAACGGGTACCTCGTGGATGAGTTCCTGCAGGACGGCACCAACCGGCGCACCGATGCCTATGGCGGCTCACTCGAGAACCGCGTGCGCCTGCCGCTTGCCCTGGTCGAGGCTTTCGCCTCCGTGTTCGGTGCCGATCGCGTCGGTGTGCGCGTTTCGCCGAGCGGTACGTGGGGTGCGATTTCCGACAGCGACCCGCAGGCCACGTTCGGTTACTTCGCTGAGCGTCTGAACGCCTATGGGTTGGCCTACCTGCACGTGATCGAGCCGCGCGTCAGTGGCGTCGAAGACATCGCGCCGGGACAGGCGCCGGTGGCGGCCTCGTTCCTGCGGCGAGCATTCAACGGCCCGATTATCGCGGCCGGTGGCTTCGACCGCACCGGGGCCGAGGCCATCGTGCGCAAGGGTGACGCCGACGCGGTCGCGTTCGGCCGCTACTTCACGTCCAACCCCGACCTGCCTGAGCGGCTACGCCACGACTACCCGCTGACACCGTATGTGCGCGACGCCTTCTGGGGCGGCAACGAACGTCACTACACCGATTTCCCCGCCTACGCGGCGGCCTGA